In Chitinophaga oryzae, the sequence CGGTGCCACAGCGGCAGCACTTCTGTTTCAAACTGCAACAGGAAATAGGCTGCCAGGCGCTTCTTTTCCGGGTCTTTGATGCAGGGCAGCTGATCGCGGGCATCGAGCGCATGGGCGAGGTCCCAGCGGATTTCGCGGTGCATGGCCGGGTGGGAGAAGTTCTCCAGCGCCTTGTCCATTTTCCCAAGGAAGCTACCCCAGGAAGTATACAGATCGCGTGTGCCCTTTACCGTTACTACGGGCTGTCCTTCCAGCCAGGTGTACAAACGGAGGTAATACAATTCTTCCGGCATGGCCAGGCGGGTCACCGGTTCATCATTCAGGTTACGTACTACCTGCTGAAAGCGGCCTTTGGTAGCGCCCTGGGCCAGGTGTTCCAGTATGCGGACCTGCGCGTCGAGGAAAGCAGGATGCTGGGACTCGCCGGCGATCTTGCAGATCCATGCATTGCCCTGTTCATCTTTCACATAAAAATTGGCTTCATCATAGCCTTCCAGTTCTTTCGCAGTAACGGTAAGACCGTAATGCTCATTCAACAGCTTCACCACCCCGGTGGCAGAAAAAGTATAAAACATAGCGTCTGTATTAAAATTTATCGGACAGCAGCAACAGCACATGAGCGGCTGTCCAGCTGAAATTCACCGCGTTCAGGCCTTTGCCGGTCAGCGGATGATAGTTTTCGCGCAGCGGCTGATCATCTCTCATACCGGCCGCATGTTGCCAGAGTTTATTGACCAGCGTTCTGGCGGCAGCCTGCTGTTTGTATTGCTGCAGGCCTTTCACGCCGAAATAAAACTGGTCTATCCATACCGGCCCGCGCCAGTAACCCCGTTGGGGGTCAAAAGCCTTTTCGCTGGCGTCCAGCACCGGCAGGGGCACTAAAGTATTAAAAACAGTGGTATCCAGCATGTACTGCGCCATCTTTTTTACACGCGATGCCGGCGCAATGCCCGCCCACAGCGCCACCCAGGCTTCTGCTCCTTTCACGCGGACCAGCTCACCGGTCAGCTTCCGGTCATAATAATAACCACTGGCGGTATCGAAGAACAGTTGGTTGATCTGCCGGTCCAGGATAGCCGCTTCTTTGCGCAGCGCGCCTGCCGCCGGTTGACCGATAACGGCCGCTATCTGTGCGAGTATAGTTTTTTCTTTGGACAGATAGACGTTCAGGTCGACTGACTCCTGATCGAGCGACCAGGCGCCGGGGCCGTTATGCAGCATCTTTGCCTTGTCGAAGCGTACGGCGTTGTCCATACCGCTTTCCCATGCTGCAGCGATGCGGGTGCCGTCCGTAGAGCCGAACTCACAGAGGCCGTTGCGGTCGTGGTCCCGCTCGGCGTACCACCAGCGGTGGTAGCGGTCCAGTGCGGGATACATCTCCCGGAGGAAAGCGGTGTCCCGGGTGGCCGCAAATATTTCCCATACCGCCCAGGCAGCCAGTGGCGGCTTGGTGTCGCGGAAATTGTTTTCGGTACTGTCGGCATACACACAGTCGGGCACCATACCGGAAGCTGTCTGATAATCAAACATAGAACGGATATTGTCCTTCGCCAGCGACGGCGCAAAATTTACCAGTCCCACGGCCTGCTTCCAGCTGTCCCATGACCAGAAGCCGTAGAAGCCCTGGTAGGAAGCGGACGGAAATACACCGTCATGGCGCAGATGCCCCGCAGCGCTGCGCCAATTGGTGAGCAGCGTGATCATGCTCTTCACCGCCAGCCGGCTGCGGAAACGGTCTTTTTCTGTGAAAGGCATGCGGCGGAACAGCTGTTGTAAATAACCGTTCCAGCGTTGTTCGTTTTTTTGCAGCACGATATCAAACTCCCGCTCCGGTGCGACCACCATATGCCCGTCAGGCCAGAAACCCTGTGTTTGCAGGTCTTCAAGCTCGCCCCCGGCTGGGATGGATACCTCTCTTGCCGCCGTGTAACCGTCAGCAGTTGTTTGTATGTCCCATGGAGCCTGGGCACACCAGTGCAGGCGAAAAACATGTTTAGTACCGGTAACGCCTACACGTACATTATTACCCTCCCGGGAAAATTGCGCTCTTTTCAGCAACGCAGCGCCTTCCCATTGCAACCGTAACTGTAGTGGTTGCGCGCCATTGTTACGAATAACGGTCTGTATCACGGTTTCACGGCTACTGCTAAAAACCAGCTGCATCCGCACCGCTATCTGACCGGAGTAGAAACCAAGTTGCAACAAGCCGGGATAATAATGCGTGGCAGTGGTGTCCTGTTGCAGGGGCAGCTCCCGGCCATCGGCATATAAGTGAAGCTGTGCGATAGCTTTAGACAGCCACTCCCCTTTCATGTCCATCAGCAGCGGACCGGTGAAACCGGTAGCGGTGCCGGGTACGGGCAACGCGTAAGCATGCCACGCGCCGTTGTCCGAAAAAAAAGAGGTAGCAATGCGGTTCGTATCTTTTACTTCATAACGGACGTCCAGTACATCCGGAAAATGGTTCCGTTGTGCGCTGACCGTTTGTTGCGTCAGCAACAAGGCCAGCAGCCATTTCATTTTATTCATATCTCTCTTTCGCCTTTTCAGCAGGTTCGTCACCCGACCGCAAAGGTCTTAATGTAAACTGATATTGATAAGGTTTATACACCAGCGTGTAAGGCGCATGGGGCTTGGCGCCCCAGCTGTTGTCGCCACCGAGGCCGGCCTGCTGGTAGTCGATATTCCACCAGATCAGCGGGTCGTTGTTCATAGAGCCGCCATGCACATTGTGCTTGCGGTTGAAATTGAGCCGGTCCCGGTCAAAATGCAGCACGCCGGTATTCAGCAGGGAATCGGTGCGCACCATCCATCCGTTGCCCGAAGCGGAGCGCAGTGTCATCCAGTGTACATCGGAGCGGTAGCCGCTTTCCTGTGCACGGGGATAAGGATGGAACAGCGAGTCGGCCGGCAGCGTGTATACGTCTACGTCTGCTGCGTACTTACGGTCCTGGTAGTTATCGAACGGACCGCGGCCCAGCCAGGTCACTTTGTCCAGCGCAGGATTAAGCACCATACGCATGCCCATGCGGGGCAGCTCGGGCATCATCCTGTCTCCCGGCTGGAAATGGACGTTCACTTTAATGTCACCGTTGGCAAAAATCGTATAGTCAATGTCGTAGATCGCATTCACCAGCGGCAGTGCATGTTTTGCGTGCACCTGCACCTGCTGCCTGTCTTCCCGTACGATACTGGCGGCAAGCAGTTGTGTGCTGTCGCCGGCATGTTGCCATACTGCACAGCGCACCTGCTGACTGTTGCCGATGTCATTATCAGTGGGGGCGCGCCAGAAATCGGGCTTTAACGGCTTTTGCATATAAGCGGCGCCGTTGGTGGCAAACTGCTCCAGCCAGCCATTTTTAATAGTCGCTGTAAATGCTGTATTACCGATCTCCCAGCCACCGGCGGTTTGTTTTACCTGTAAGGCGTCGCCGGCGACGGTCTGCGTTTTCACGGGCGTAAACCAGGGCAGCTCGAACTGATCAGCGGCCAGTGTAAAACCAGCGGGCAGCAGACCGTCTGCGTTCTTCAGCGTGGCCTTCAGATGCAGGAAATAACGAACGCCGGGCTGCGGCTTTACCACCGGCAGGCCTATACGCAGCGTGTCCTGTTGGTGTGGCAGCAGTAACCGGTGCGGCAGGGCAGCCGAAGCGATCACTTTCCCATCTCCCTTCAGTTCCCAGGTAAGGTTCATATTTTCAAGCCGGTGAAAGTCATACCGGTTGGTGATCTGCAGGAGGTCGGCAGACAGACCGATGGTGGCAAACTGTACGGGCTGGTATACTTTCTTCACTTCATATGCCTGCGGATGCGGTGAGCGGTCGGCAGCCAGCATACCATCGGCACAAAAGCTGGTATCGCTCGTGGCGCCTACGGTGCCCATATCGGCGCCATAAGCCCAGATAGCCCTTCCCAGGGAATCATGTTGCAGGAAAGTCTGATCGGAGAAATCCCAGATAAAACCGCCCTGTAACTGCTCGTATTTGTTGATCAGCTCCCAGTCGTCGCGGAGGTTGCCACCGCTGTTGCCCATCATGTGCGCGTATTCGCACTGGACCAGCGGCCTGTCGCGGTATTCTTTTACGTAGTCCTGCATCCAGGCGACGGATTTATACATGGGCGCCACAATATCCGTCCATGGCGTGTTACGGGCAGGCTCGTACTGCACCGGGCGGGTATTATCGCGTTGTTTGGTCCATTTGTAGGTGCTGATGAAATTATCGCCAAAGTCACTTTCGTTGCCTAAGGACCAGGTGATGATGCTGCAATGGTTTTTATCCCGCTCCACCATACGGCGGGTGCGATCCAGGTAGGCGGCTTTCCATTCAGGCTTATCAGACAGTGTCTTCAGCGGGTGCATGCTCATGCCATCGCATTCAATATTAGCTTCATCCACAACATAGAGGCCGTACCGGTCGCAGAGCGCGTACCACTCTTCCCGGTTGGGATAGTGACTGGCGCGCACAGCGTTGATGTTGTACTGCTTCATGGCAAGGATATCTTTCAGCATGCCCTCGCAGTCCACTACTTTGGCGGAACGCATATCATGCTCGTGGCGGTTCACCCCTTTGATGGTAATGGGCGCCCCGTTGACCATCAGCAGGCCTCTTTTGATTTCCACGGAGCGGAAACCGATCGCGTGGGTAAAGCTTTCTATCGGGCGGCCCTGTTTATCTTCCAGCGTAACGATCAGCTGATACAGGTTAGGACGTTCCGCATCCCATGGTTTCACGCCGGGCACCAGCTGCTGCAACTGCAGCAGGCTGTCGCGGCCGATGGGCATCACTTTGGAAAAAACAGGCGCACCGTTGTCCTGTAAGGTTACACGGATACGTTTATCCTTGTCCGTTGCAGCCGGAACTTTATTAAGCGCCAGGTCCAGTTGCAGGGACCCATCCTTGTAGTTATTGACCAGTAACGGTCTGGCGAAAAAGTCGTAAACAGATAAGGGAGCGCGGGCCACCAGGTAAACGCTGCGTTCTATGCCGCTGAGCTTCCACATGTCCTGTCCTTCGAGATAAGAACCATCACTGAAGCGGAATACCTGCATGGCCACGGAATTGTTGCCTGGCTGCACCCAAGCGGTGACGTCAAATTCGGCAGGCGTCTTACTGTCCTTGCTGAATCCGGCATACTTACCGTTCACCCACACATATACAAATGCATTGGCGGCGCCGATATGCAGGATGGTTTGTTTGCCTTTCCAGGTGGCAGGCAGCCGGAAGTCGCGGCGATAGGAGCCGACAGGGTTCTGTTCTTTTGGAACAAACGGCGGGTTGGGCGTGAAGGGGTACTCCACGTCCGTAAAAATATAAGGGGCATAACCTTCCGTCTGCCAGTTGGCCGGCACGCGGATGGTTTTCCAGTTCGTTACATCATAAGCGGGTTGTTCAAATCCCTGTGGACGGACAGCGGGATTGGCTGCGAGGTGGAATTTCCATGTACCGTCCAGTGACAGCCTGAAAGGCGAGCTGTCTCCCTTCAGGGCCGAAGCGGCGTCGGGAAAGGGAATAAAATGCGCGTGCGGGAACAAAGTGTGTTCAGAAGGCTTCTGCGGGTTCTCCCAGTCATTGGACTGCGCCAGCAAGGTAGCCGGTAAACACAGCAAAGCAAGTAAAGCAGTTTTCATCATGGTACCGTGATATAAAACCACCGGCGGCTGCGAGGCCGCCAGTGGGATCGTTTAACCGTTATGGATCCTAAATTATTATTGGGCCAGTGGGTTATTGAGCGTCTCTTTCAGCGGCAGCGGGTAATAGCTTTTATCTGCGGTGAAAGGTCGGCCGGCGTCCTGCATCTGCTGTGTCAGCAGGCCCCATCGGCGAAGGTCATAAAAACGGCTGCTTTCCAGGGTGAATTCCATCACCCTTTCATGCATCAGTTGTTTGAAGATATCGGCCTTGTTAGTCAGGTTCAGTGGCGGCATAGCAGAGCGGGCGCGCACCTCGTTAATCTCCGCCATGGCGGTAGCCGGTACGCCCAGTTCGTTCTGCACTTCGGCGTACAGCAGTTTTACGTCTGCATAGCGGATGATGGGCATATTGATCGCATTGGCGTTTCCCAGCTTGTCGAGGCTGGCCGGCAGCCATTTACGGAAAGCGATGGTATTGTTTTCGAATACTTCGTTGTACGTATAGCCGTATACGCGGGGATTGGCGGCATCGTTAAAATAGTCATCCTTAAAGAAGACGGTGTTATACACACGATGGTCGTACAGGCCGTCGGTGGCCACTTTCCCTTCTTTCAGCATTTCCGTCAGCAGTCGTGGTACGCCATAAATTTCACCGTAACCTCCCAGTTCGGAAGCGGCCATCCAGTCGCTGAGATAGGATTTGAAATAGGCGCCGTTAGACTCGTCCATGGTCTGCTGCAGTTCAAACACGGATTCAGCGGTGTTGCTGGTGGTACCGTTGAACATGGACAGGTAGTTGGACACGAGGCTGTACTGTTTGGAGTCGATCACTTTTTTCAGCCAGGCGGAGGCTTCAGTGAAATAAGCGGTGGCCTTGCCTTTGTCTTCGCCGGCGCGGTAGATGAGCACTTTGCCGAGGTAGGCCTGGGCAGCGCCTTTGGTAGCGCGGCCCAGCTCTGTGCCCGGCCTTTCGCTGCGCAGCGGCAGATCGGGTTCTGCCGCTTTCAGGTCGGAGATGATCATATCCCATACCTCGGGACGGGGGGAGGGCGCTTTCGGCAGATCAGCTTCGCCATTGGGCACTTTATCGCGGATGATCACCTTTTCGAAATTGGTGACCAGCTTAAAATAATAGTACGCACGGAGGAAGCGGGCTTCCGCGAGGATCATTTTTTTGCTGGCGGCGTCGATCTGTTTGTCTGTCATCATGCTCACGTTCTCCAGTACCTGGTTGGTGAAGTTGATGCCGCGGTAGTTATCTCTCCAGAGCAGGTCGATGGCGTAGTTACCGGAGTTATAGCTGTAGTTGAAGATCTCCGTCCACCAGCTGTAGTTGTAGGCGTCCGCGCCTGGCTCCACAAAATCTTCCCGGTAGTATTCGCGGCAGGAACGGGCTTCCACGAAGTTGTCCCAGCCGGCGAAGCTCTCGATCCTGGAATAGGCCGCGGCCAGCCCGGTGAGGGCGCGGTCGCGGGACGTCCAGAAGTTATCCGATGTCAGCTTGTCGGGCGAAGCCTGTTCAAGCAGCTCTTTTTTACAGCTGGTATTCAACACCATGGCTGCGGATAATAAGGATATATATAACAAAGATTTTTTCATAACCATTTTTTTAGAATTCCAGCTGTGCCCCAGCCATCAATACTTTGTTTTGCGGATACATCAGGCGGTCCAGGCCACTATTGAGGATGTCTGTACGGCCGATTTCAGGATCGGGCCCGGAGTATTTGGTGAACGTGAGAATGTTCTGTGCGCTTACGTAGAGGCGTAACCGTGTAACTTTCACCTGTTGCAGGAGCTGCGGGGAGAAGGCATAACCGAGGGTTATGTTTTTCAGGCGCAGGTAGCTGCCGCTTTCGAGGAAGCGGGTGGATTCCCGGTTGTTGGCGTTGGGATCGCCCAGTACGGCGCGGGGTACGTCGGTGTTGGTATTTGCCGGCGTCCAGGCGTTAAGGGTGCTCACGTCGAAGTTACGGCCGGCATCCATGCCCTGCAGTTCATATTTGTTACCGTTGTAGATTTTGTTACCGCCCACGCCCTGCCAGAACAGTTGCAGGTCGAAACCTTTCCACCCTGCGGTCATGTTCAGGCCATATTCTATTTTAGGGAAGGAGCTGCCTTTGTAGGTTTTGTCCGCGTCATTGATCACGCCGTCGCCGTTGCTGTCTTTGAAGCGTACGTCACCCGGTTTGGCATCCGGCTGCAGCAGTTCGCCTTTGCTGTTTTTATAGGCAGCTACTTCGGCGGCTGACTGGAAGAGGCCATCGGCCTCGTACAGGTAGAAGGCGCCTACTTCGGTACCTACCTGTGTGGTATTCGGAACAGGGCCGGTGCCGTATTTCAGGCCGGTGCCATACAGCTTCTGGCCGTCGTTAGCGAGTGCCAGCACTTTATTTTTCACCTGGCTAACGGTACCGGTTACACTATAGCTCCAGTCGCCGTGTTTATCTGCCCAGGTCATCTCCAGCTCCCAGCCGCTGTTTTTGAAGCGGCCTACGTTGAGGATGGGGTTATTGAGACCATTGCTGGGCGCCAGCTCTCTTCTGATCAATACATCGGAGGTGACGTTGTTGAAATAGTTAAATGAACCGTTCAGTTTATTGAAGACAGCGAAGTCGAAACCGGCGTTGCGGCTGGTATTGGTTTCCCAGCGCAGGTCTTTGTTGCGCAGTTCCCAGGCAGCGCCGCCGGGCCATGCGGTGCCTCCACCGCCCTGTACGGAGCCACCGCCCCACAGGTTGTTGATTAAGATCAGTTGCTGATGGTCATAGGCGTTCAGCACTTCTTCGTTGCCCAGCTGACCGTAGCTGGCACGCAGTTTCAGCATATTCAGCCAGGTAATGCCCTGCATGAATGGTTCGCTCTGAATGTTCCAGCCTACAGATACAGACGGGAAAGTGCCATAGCGGCGGTTCACCCCGAACTTGGAAGATCCGTCGCGGCGAACAGCCAGTTGCAGCAGGTACTTACCGTCATACGCATAGTTGACGCGGCCCAGCCAGGAGAGGCGGTTTGTCTGCCAGCGGGTACCGGTGGCGTTGAAAGTGCCGCCTTTGGCGCCGTCCATGGTATTGAACAGCGGATCGAGGAAGCCGCCGGGCACCACGTCAGAAACGATCTGGCCATCTTTCACGGAGTAGATGGTCGTTTTACCATCGGCGGTAGTCAATACGTTGTTGTAGGTTTTTTCCAGGGCGGTATAGCCGGCCAGCAGGTTCAGGCTGTGTTTACCGAAGCTGCGGTCGTAGTACAACAGGTTTTCCATCAGGCGTTGACGTTCGTTGCCGCGGTTGTCCTGCAGCTGTGCAAAAGGCACCTGCGGGTCGTTGGCATTGGCGCGGTACGGCGGGTGGTAGCTGTAGGTGAAGTAGTTGCTGTTAGCCAGGCTCAGGTTGGTCACGAATTTCATGCCTCTCAGCAGTTCGAGCGACAGGCGTGCGTTTCCGTTGAAGTACTGGATTTTATTGCTGTTATCGTTGTAGAAGTTCACACCCACCGGGTTTTCGAACTTCGGCAGCTGGTTGATCTGCAACGCATAGCCATATTTTTCTTTGTCATCGTATACCGGTAACAGCGGCGACTGGAAGTAGGCGTCTTTTACGCTGTAGGGCACGTCGCGGCGGTCTGTTTCCGCATATACGAGGTTAGCTTCCACGGTGAGGCGTCCTTTCTTGTATTCGTTGCGGGAGCGGATGGATTTCTTCTTAAAGTTGGAGCCCAGGAAGGTACCTTTTTCGTTGGTGATGTTACCGCTGAGGCCATAGGTAAAGTATTCGCTGCCGCCGGTGAGATTGAGGCTGTAGTTTTCGCTGTTGCCCTGTTGCAGTATTTCATCCTGCCAGTCGGTATTAGCGGTGATGCCTGCTTTCAGGTAAGCGGGCCTCCTGGTGCTGGCCGGTGCGGGCTCGTACATCATGGTATGTACTTTCAGGTAGCCTTCCGCATCGAGCAGGTGCTGTTTGCCGGTAGGGTTCACGATGCTGTACCAGGTGTTGAACTCAATTTTCGGCGCCCCCTTTTTGCCTTTTTTGGTGGTGATCAGGATGACACCGTTGGCGGCTACTGAACCGTAGATAGAGGCAGCAGCACCGTCTTTCAGTACTTCTATGGAAGCAATATCGTTGTTGTTGAGGTAATAGGGGTCTGCGGGGCTGCCGTCCACGATAAACAGTGGCTGGTGGGAACCGAAGGTACTGATACCGCGCAGGCGGATATCGGCCATGGCGCCCGGGGCGCCGCCGGTGTTGGTAACGGTAAGGCCTGCCACTCTGCCCTGCAGGGCGTTCACGGGGTTATTGCTGGCCACATTGGAGATTTCATTTCCTTTTACGGAGGTGATGGCGCTGCTCACATTTCTTTTGCTCTGCGTGCCGTAGCCCACGACCACCACCTGGTCCAGCACTTTGGTAGAAGCGGCAAGGGTAACGGTCAGCGGTCCGTTTCCGTTGACTGTTACCTCTTGTGTTTCGTAGCCGATGAAGGATACTTCCAGTACCGCACCTGGTTGCAGGTCGGTGAACCGGAAGCTGCCTTTCACGTCCGTGAGCATACCGCGCGGTGTGCCTTTTACCCGTACGCTTACGCCGGGCAGGGCTTCACCGTTATTAGACTTCACGATGCCTTCCACCACTTTCTCCTGTGCCGGTTGCACGGCGGTCAGCGCGGAAGTGGCCGGCGCCGCTTTCACCAGGATAATGTCTTCCGTCATCCTGAACTGCAGCGACGTGGCATGGCTGATTTCCTGGAGTAAACTTTCTACTGTCCTTTCTTTTTTATCGATGGTTACAGGTTTCAATTTTTCCAGATCATCAAGATTATACGAGAATTTCAGGCGGGTGTTTTTCTCGAGGTACTGTATCACGTTGAGCACCTTTGTCTGCCTGAATCCCACGTCAATCTTATCTTTCAGTCCTTCTGCTATTTGCGCCCAACTTAGCAAAAGGGATGATAGGAGCATGGCACAGCATGCCCTTAGAAGGGATGTCTTCTTCATAACGCATTTTGGTTGTTTAAATGTACCTGTGTGGACTATTTACTGATTGGTTGCACAAATAAAGTGTCGTTTTTTGTTACAGGCTCCAGTCCGTTGACAAAGCAAACTGCTGCCAGCACTTCATTCAGCGGTTTGTTGTTGAATACGCCGTTAAAGCGGATAGGTTTGTTTTTACGCGTGATTACTTTTATATTGATACCATACCAATACCCCAGTGTGGACGCTATCTCTTCGGGAGAAGCATTATGAAAGACGAGGCGTCCGCTGCGCCAGGCTTTTTCCCTTTCGGGATCGAAATTGTTTTTTACAAAGCGGGCATGCGCTTTACCGGTCGTCAGCTGTTCTCCGGGCACTAATTCAGCCACCGCTGTTTCCTGCGCCACCCGTACTTTTCCTTCGACGAGGGTTACGGCCGCATGTTGATCGTACGCATATGCGCGTAATTTAAAAGCCGTTCCCAGCGCCTGTACGCGGAGGTTTCCGGTGCTCACCACAAAAGGTTTCCCTTCTGCTTTGGCCACTTCAAACAGGGCCTCACCTTCGAGGACGAGGTTGCGTTGTTTTTCGTTGAAACTGGCCGGTACTCTCAGTGTACTGTGTGCGTTCAGGATTACCAGGCTGCCATCTGCCAGCATTACCTGGCGGCGCACGCTGTCGCCTGCTTTTAAAAGCGTGTAGGACTCATTGGCAACGGCAGGAGCGACGGTACGATGACTGTTCAGCCACCACGCGGCAGCGGCCAGCGGCAATACTGCAGCGGCGGCGATGCGGGCTATCCGCTTCCAGGAGATTTTTTTGACCGGCGTATCGGCTACCGCGAGCGCGGCCTTCAGTTTACCGAATTCGGCTTCCTTTTCTTCCGGCGTAATGCGCAGGCCCAGCCGAAACAACCATTCCCGAGCTTTGGCAGCTTCTTCCTGTTTATGCGGGTACCGTTCCAGCCAGTCTTCCCAGAACTGCACGTCTGTATCGTTGCTGCGGAGGCAGTAACGCACAAATGAGTCATTTAATATAAAGTCTTCCGCCTTATACTGCTGTAAGTCCATACCAGGCATTTAACTATAAAGAGGGGGGTATCTTTCTTTTTTTACCAAAGAAATCAGGAAAAATTTTCGAGATCGAGCAAAAGCAGCAGCAGCGCGATAAAAGTGGCATCGTTATAGACTTCCCGGATACGGACAAGGGCGTTGTGGATGGTATTATAGATGGTCCGGGGCGTGGCTGCGGTTTTAACCGCTATTTCTTCTATACTCAGGTCTTCGTAAAAACGCATCCTGATAAATTCTTTCTGGCGGCTGGTGAGCAGCGACAACATCTTTTCCAGCTTCTGTTTTACCAGGCTGTCGGTTTCCTGGCGTATCAGCACGGTTTCGTAAGGCTGTTCCTCGGGTTCCGGAAACAGCTGGCTATCGGCCAGCACAGCGCCTTTCTGGCTTTTGGTCAGCAGTTTGTACAGTTTCCTTTTAAAGCAGATAAACAAGTACCCCTGGATATTCTCAGGCATACCAAGCTGGTGGCGCTTGCGCCAGATATCTACAAAAATATCGTTGATAGCTTCTTTTACCATGCCTTTGTCCAGCACTACTGATATACCATAGTGGTAGAAATTATCGTAGAGGTCATGGTAAATTTTATACAGTCCCTGTTCATTGTCCTGCTGCATTTCATACCAGAAGCCGGCGTAATCCTTTTCACCGTACCGGCCTGTGCTGGATTCGGTTGAGCGATGTGCATTGAGCATACAGCTGAGCATTTTGGTTGGCCCGTGGGGAGCGATTGTTGTTCTGATTTCTGGCGGCAAATTAAGGGTTTAGATTGAAACAACCGCTTCTTTTATTGTGAACGACTTGTAAATCCGCTCCCCGCTTTTCGTATTTCTAATTTCGTTATTTTTATCATGAATGGTTTTTGTTTATTATCAATTATCTTATTTTGAAAGCACCCATCCTCTTTAGCATGGCCGCCTCCCTGCTGTGGCAGGGCGTTCAGGCCCAGGACTCGTCCGCCATCAGGGCTATCAATGCCAACAGCTTCGCCAGACATATACAGGTACTTGCCTCCGATGCCTTTGAAGGCCGCAAGCCTTTCACCCGCGGCGAAGACAGCGCCATCCACTACCTGGCGGCACAGTTCAAAGCGCTGGGACTGAAGCCCGGCAACGGCAACAGTTATTTCCAGGAAGTGCCCATGGTCTCCATCGGCTCCAAACCCGCCGGCAACCTGGTGGTCAAAGGCGCCAACGGCGAGGTGTCCTTACAATACCTCGACGATTATGTGGCAGGCACCCGCCGCGTACAGGAACAGGTCAGCATCAGCAATTCGGAACTGGTGTTTGCCGGTTACGGTATCGTAGCGCCGGAGTACGGGCATAACGACTACGCCGGCCTGGATGTGAAAGGTAAAACCGTCATCGTGATGATCAACGATCCCGGCTTTGCCGACAACACCCT encodes:
- a CDS encoding TonB-dependent receptor; its protein translation is MKKTSLLRACCAMLLSSLLLSWAQIAEGLKDKIDVGFRQTKVLNVIQYLEKNTRLKFSYNLDDLEKLKPVTIDKKERTVESLLQEISHATSLQFRMTEDIILVKAAPATSALTAVQPAQEKVVEGIVKSNNGEALPGVSVRVKGTPRGMLTDVKGSFRFTDLQPGAVLEVSFIGYETQEVTVNGNGPLTVTLAASTKVLDQVVVVGYGTQSKRNVSSAITSVKGNEISNVASNNPVNALQGRVAGLTVTNTGGAPGAMADIRLRGISTFGSHQPLFIVDGSPADPYYLNNNDIASIEVLKDGAAASIYGSVAANGVILITTKKGKKGAPKIEFNTWYSIVNPTGKQHLLDAEGYLKVHTMMYEPAPASTRRPAYLKAGITANTDWQDEILQQGNSENYSLNLTGGSEYFTYGLSGNITNEKGTFLGSNFKKKSIRSRNEYKKGRLTVEANLVYAETDRRDVPYSVKDAYFQSPLLPVYDDKEKYGYALQINQLPKFENPVGVNFYNDNSNKIQYFNGNARLSLELLRGMKFVTNLSLANSNYFTYSYHPPYRANANDPQVPFAQLQDNRGNERQRLMENLLYYDRSFGKHSLNLLAGYTALEKTYNNVLTTADGKTTIYSVKDGQIVSDVVPGGFLDPLFNTMDGAKGGTFNATGTRWQTNRLSWLGRVNYAYDGKYLLQLAVRRDGSSKFGVNRRYGTFPSVSVGWNIQSEPFMQGITWLNMLKLRASYGQLGNEEVLNAYDHQQLILINNLWGGGSVQGGGGTAWPGGAAWELRNKDLRWETNTSRNAGFDFAVFNKLNGSFNYFNNVTSDVLIRRELAPSNGLNNPILNVGRFKNSGWELEMTWADKHGDWSYSVTGTVSQVKNKVLALANDGQKLYGTGLKYGTGPVPNTTQVGTEVGAFYLYEADGLFQSAAEVAAYKNSKGELLQPDAKPGDVRFKDSNGDGVINDADKTYKGSSFPKIEYGLNMTAGWKGFDLQLFWQGVGGNKIYNGNKYELQGMDAGRNFDVSTLNAWTPANTNTDVPRAVLGDPNANNRESTRFLESGSYLRLKNITLGYAFSPQLLQQVKVTRLRLYVSAQNILTFTKYSGPDPEIGRTDILNSGLDRLMYPQNKVLMAGAQLEF
- a CDS encoding FecR family protein; this translates as MDLQQYKAEDFILNDSFVRYCLRSNDTDVQFWEDWLERYPHKQEEAAKAREWLFRLGLRITPEEKEAEFGKLKAALAVADTPVKKISWKRIARIAAAAVLPLAAAAWWLNSHRTVAPAVANESYTLLKAGDSVRRQVMLADGSLVILNAHSTLRVPASFNEKQRNLVLEGEALFEVAKAEGKPFVVSTGNLRVQALGTAFKLRAYAYDQHAAVTLVEGKVRVAQETAVAELVPGEQLTTGKAHARFVKNNFDPEREKAWRSGRLVFHNASPEEIASTLGYWYGINIKVITRKNKPIRFNGVFNNKPLNEVLAAVCFVNGLEPVTKNDTLFVQPISK
- a CDS encoding RNA polymerase sigma factor; the encoded protein is MLNAHRSTESSTGRYGEKDYAGFWYEMQQDNEQGLYKIYHDLYDNFYHYGISVVLDKGMVKEAINDIFVDIWRKRHQLGMPENIQGYLFICFKRKLYKLLTKSQKGAVLADSQLFPEPEEQPYETVLIRQETDSLVKQKLEKMLSLLTSRQKEFIRMRFYEDLSIEEIAVKTAATPRTIYNTIHNALVRIREVYNDATFIALLLLLLDLENFS